The Primulina huaijiensis isolate GDHJ02 chromosome 12, ASM1229523v2, whole genome shotgun sequence genome has a window encoding:
- the LOC140989345 gene encoding inositol-tetrakisphosphate 1-kinase 1 translates to MSSEKDVKRYRVGYALAPKKVQSFIQPSLVHTAEQVGIDLVHIHLDKSLIEQGPFDCLIHKLYGPEWTHQLLEFHSQNPQVIIIDSPDAIERVHSRISMLQVVQELSISHKISLGIPKQVFVESHESVFDCVKSEGMNFPVIAKPFVADGSAASHQMWLVFRETGLKELKLNTSFVLQEFVNHGGVIFKVYVAGKHVTCVKRGSLPDIEINKVCKSENLLPFSQISNLTAHAPSDESVTRLIEATEMPPSSFLNEVATGLRQALRLNLFNFDMIRDSRTDDRYLVIDVNYFPGYAKMPDYEKILTDFFLDLVEPKVSDSCESS, encoded by the coding sequence ATGTCTTCCGAGAAAGATGTTAAAAGATACCGCGTAGGATATGCCCTCGCACCCAAGAAAGTGCAGAGCTTCATTCAACCCTCCCTTGTTCACACTGCTGAGCAAGTAGGAATTGACCTAGTTCACATCCACCTCGACAAATCTTTGATTGAACAGGGCCCATTTGATTGCCTCATCCACAAGTTATATGGCCCCGAATGGACCCATCAACTCCTAGAATTCCATTCGCAAAACCCCCAAGTCATCATCATTGATTCTCCTGATGCGATCGAGCGGGTTCACAGTCGGATTTCCATGCTTCAAGTCGTACAAGAGCTGAgtataagtcataaaatctcACTGGGGATTCCGAAGCAGGTGTTTGTGGAAAGTCATGAATCGGTATTTGATTGTGTTAAATCAGAAGGCATGAACTTCCCAGTGATAGCAAAGCCTTTTGTGGCAGATGGAAGCGCTGCCTCGCATCAAATGTGGCTAGTTTTTCGAGAAACGGGTTTGAAGGAGTTGAAGCTAAACACCTCATTTGTGTTACAGGAGTTTGTGAACCATGGAGGGGTGATTTTCAAAGTCTATGTGGCTGGCAAGCATGTGACTTGTGTGAAACGAGGTTCCTTGCCGGATATTGAGATAAATAAAGTGTGTAAGTCGGAAAATTTATTGCCATTTTCACAAATATCGAATTTGACAGCTCATGCTCCAAGTGATGAGAGTGTGACAAGGCTAATTGAAGCCACTGAAATGCCTCCATCTAGTTTTCTGAATGAAGTGGCTACTGGTTTGAGGCAAGCTCTGAGATTGAATCTTTTTAACTTTGATATGATAAGGGACAGTAGGACTGATGACCGTTATCTCGTAATCGATGTAAATTACTTTCCTGGATACGCAAAGATGCCAGATTATGAGAAAATTTTGACTGATTTTTTTCTTGACCTTGTGGAACCAAAGGTAAGTGATAGCTGCGAATCGTCCTAG